ATTCCGCATACTACTTCCACAGCTCTACAACTCTTGGTCTCAGCACTCGCTTTTGTAAAAACATCAtttaagtgacagaaaaaaacGTGAGGATTCATCCAGGTAATTCCCTTTGACAATGAAAACTACAATATAAATGCTTGTTATACATGCATTTCCTTCTTTACAGGCTATCTTACAGCTACCCATCAAACCACTGAGCTGATGTATAACTGTTTATGGAAGACAGCTACACTCTAAAATACTACAAGCAACAATACTTACTGCAGACAGGTAAGAAAGCTCAGGAAGCTCTTTACCCACAGGTGACAATAAAATATATGGATATGAGCCCATACATatttatttctcaattattttttatttcaaatacacTCTTTTACAAGCAAAAACTCTTCCTTTGCCTCTGGTATCTTTTTCTGAATATCCACATTCAGTAGCAATCTAAGTCCCTTCCCACAAGCCCATCCTTACCAGCAGCAGTGGTTTTGCAAGACAAATTATACTCAGAGTTACACCTGTACAGCCTTTTAACTCTCTATGTATGACCCTCGTGGCTCCTGCAATCTTCAGTAACTTTGTGATATGTATTCAATAAACAATTCTCTTCATCAGTCACATAACAGAACCCAGCTCTCCCCTACTCATCAACAGAGCTCTAAAGTATTAATATGCATAAAAGTTTAGAAGGTGCCACTTGGACAGagcagcttttcttttaataaatctctttctttacagaaaaaaccCAGAGCAGATTACTCTTAAAAAGACTAGGAgtagcaattttaaaaaaaagatatttaaggcCTACCCTTTGGTTTTACTTTATATGGAATTCACAGGGGTACTTCCATCTGTCATGAaaaggttttgtattttcttaaaggGAAATTAATTCTGAAAGGTCCATCAGTCTCCACCAAAATGAACGAGATAAGGAAGCACCTTAGAAGATGCACACATCCCTCTTCACTCCTCAATGTcaataaaaaattatgtttattaagGACTGGTCCTTAATGATGAAAGTGCAGATGAAGGAGCACAATTGCATGGACTGTTCAAGAGGGAAAAGCCACATGAATCACTAAGTTACAAATGTCTGAATCCCAGCAACTACATTAAAACAgtattatataatatatttatgtatgatATTAACTGAACATTTTTGGTTGCAAAGGCCTGGGTTCAGATACACCTGTTTAAAGTATAAAATGTTCATGTGTTACCACTCCCTCTACACAAGAATTCTTTCTAAGCTGTAAAACCTGTTCTCATGACAATCTCTTCTGATCTTCTGACAGCCGTAAGAAGAAATTACTTAATGtagctttcattaaaataatgggGCAAAGTCAATTTACAcaacttcattaaaaatacactgtGATATGTAGGTATTTCACATATCACATTTTTTTGAATGGAagtttttccattcacatttttCAATGTAATATAGcttatattatttaaaaacctCAAAACATTAGAAAAGTGACATTAAATTActttgttgtggtggttgttgttgtcaTGATGAGTAACTTATCTCTTTTCCACAGAACAGAGCTGTGGAAACTTCCTCACAAAATTACTTGGTTTTATGCATActttacagtttattttcaggCTCAGAGCAGTAATTCAGCTTTTGTCATCAAGGGTGAAAACAGCTGATTGAAGCTGCAGAGAAGCTTCCACACAGCTTTTTAATTCTCCCAAGTCCTAAGCAGCAGCCATTCTTGCTCTGATCTTTGTTCAACCAGACCACAAATATTTCTCAAACCAAATTCAAAGCCCAGAAGACTACATTTAGTAGACCACATACAAGCCAGAACCAGAATCACAAGAGCGTTAATCTATACCTGACAGTCTTGGCACACTTCCACTTAAACTCAGGCAAACCAGAGCTTCAGTCAAGTACCTGACAGAATTCTCTGATCTAAGTCCCCACAGCTGAAGGATCTGACATGTACAATACTTCCACATTAAGATGTGCATGCAGAATGCCTCTAGGATCACAGACAACAGTATCTCTGTTGATTTCAGCTACGCTACACAATTTATACAAATCCAGAATCTAATCTCTGGTTACAAATGTTCTCCTCCAACAGGGGCAGTAACGTACCTTCTCACACTTCATTATGCACTACTATGTCTTGATGAACTTCTAACAGCCTCATTAAAAAATGCTCAGAACAATGgtgcatatcacagaatcacagaatcattcaggttggaaaagacccttgggatcattgagtccaaccatcagtcctactctacaaagttctcccctataccatatcccccagcatctcatctaaacgacccttaaacacatccagggatggtgactccaccacctccctgggcagcctattccacatGGTCTGCTAATGTGAATAGATAATCCTAGATATGGCCAGGCCAACCATTCATACAACCTCCTCCTACATTCTAATTGAGCCTATTAGAAATAGAGGCATCTTCTATGCATAACGTTAATGCAAAGGGCCTCATATCCTTTTGGATGCTGTCTGTTAAAGGATTTTCTAGCCTGCCTTCCATGCTGTATGCATTACAGTGCTGCATTACAGACACTGGGCACCTGTAACTTTTCCTAGGTCAATAGGTTCTGCAGATATAATCTATTATAAATGTACTGAATGGAACTAAGACTAAGTTTTTTCACAAAAATACTCTGAAGTGTTGACAGATACAGTGTTAATTTAACAGATACGGTATCCTTGGATTCATACATGATTTTCTGCTGTTCAATATGCATATGGAATGTTCTGTTTAATACACATATAGAATGTGTATTAAACTTTATTGGTGGAAGGGAATTTTTGAGTCTGTACATGAAGTTACTGTATCCTGGATCAAAACTGCTACACAGTGAGTTTTGTTGTTGCCTGATCCAAGgcctattaaaataaatagaaaaaaaatcactaattcTCAACAGGCTTCAGATCAGAATAAAACTATCACTCAAAGTTTATTTCTTGATTTTCACCTGTTATTCAACAGACTTGCTCTCTGTGCTCTTCATCTAATTTGTTTCTGCAGATGTTTTATAGTCTACACATGCAATCTCTGATGTTTCAATATACCTAAGCAAAGGCAAGTTAGACTCAGCACAGAGTCAACAGATTGCCAAGACAGCTAGTAAGATGCACAGGTACCACTCCAGTGAATGCAATCAATACAGATAAAAACAAGTAAGTAATTTGGCCTGCAGAATACCCTTTTGGTCTTACAACAGGAAACTGCAAGGAGTTTAACTTAGCATTTGTTCATGAGTGCAAAATGTTTACTGCAGCACATTCCACTGATGCCAATAAGATAACAAAACTCCTGTAAACAGTGTTTAGCACTATAATTCATTATGGAATTTATCTGCACAATAAACAGGTCAAGATACGCATTTATTACCACTCTTTGCTGTTTCCTGATGCTGCCTGTTCCACTTCTTAGTTTTCAggaacagggaaaagaagaaaagattattgaTTCTTCAGCAAGATATTTGGGCTCTCAGCTGTGATAACCTTCCATAAAGTTAACGAAGACTGAAAGTGTTTCACTCCAAATCTATCAGTAGCACATTATTTTCCCACCACTTCAGAACCATCTAGGGACTAAAGGTGCTTCCTCCCTGTAGCCCTAGGAGGCTCTGCTGTGAAAGCAATGATTAATCTTAGCCTTGGAGTTTGCAAGACTTTCCACAGGAATTCTACCTCAGTATGAGCTAGCAATAAATTTTAGAAGTTGTCAGAAATCTCAACTGACATACCAAAAGTAATATTAAGATTTCTTTTCACTTCCACCAAATACCAACAAGTTTCACGTTTCTGCATGAGTGAAAGCATCTGTAtcagggagaaggaaaagaggtCCAGGAGAGCACAGGTTAGTGTTACTCAGGTTACTGTTATTCAGGACAGGAAATAGAAGGGCAATGTTCATTTACAGAAGGGATACACTAAGCCGTCcagcattaaaagaaaagtgtTGCAGTGGGTGAATTTCTCCAGTGACAACCATCTCTCAAGAAATACCTAGCTGTGGTAGAACGTCTAACAAAAGATATTAAAGACCTCCTACTGGCAACCTCAGCGAATTTTGATTTTAATCCTTTTCTCCAGGTAATACAAGAAACTGCCAGTAGAACTTCAGGTGTGCATACTTAAATAGCATTTCTATCTCCAGCAGTACTATAGACAGACAGAGAGGTctatttttcaataaaagtaCAACTGCAGCTTTACCATGTGAACTGCTACCCAAAAATTTCTTAAAGTCCACTCATTTATTGATCTAAAGCAAATTCTGCTATAGTAATGTGGAATGGAAAAAAAGTTGTCTAGGAATTACAATTTTAACCATGTTCCATGCTGCTGTTTTAATCATGTAAAATAGTATTAAGTAACAAACTGTTTATGCATTAAGTGAATAATCTATGCATCAAAAATTATTATGATTTGGAACATGCTATCTTCCTAgttcttctctcctgcacctctTCAACTGGAGTGACAGTCACAGAAATACCTGTTCTAGGCTGGGATAACAATGAATTACATTTTTCCCACTGATCTTCCAAACACAGGGCACTTGCTCTGAAGAACGGAATCAACAACCACACAAGCTTGGAGAGACAGCAATGCATATTTCATTATCTCCCAAGTGTGATGTTTTTAAGAGCATTATAGGCATGACAACAATGGACCAAAAAGCGAACACACAGATTTGGGGTTGTCACCGTTCTCAACTCCAACATCGTTACTGATGTTCTTTAGGGTGCTTTCTAGAAGGGTGAGGGATGAGAAGGAAACTTGCTTGTAATTTTTATCCTCTTTACTAGAAATGATAATGTATGCTATGAATTATCATTTAAACCCAGCTGATTTCATCCAACTTTTATTACAATCTTAACTCTAACGCACATGTATTAAATTCAGTAACAGCTCACACTTTATTCTTACAGTTATACAGAACAACCAATACACTGAGATCACTGAAAACCTatttgatgaaaatattttaacatttccagTATCTCACAAGAGTATGCAGCATCCATACAGTTACCCTTGTCTAAACGCTGCAGCTACACCCTTCCGGAGACTTTGGTCTGTCAGAGGCAGGGCTCCGGGCAAGCTCAGGGAATTCAGAAACAAAGCCGTGTTGCTAACTGCTTCCGAATGCGAGGCTGAACACATGCCCGGAGGGATGCCTGTGCTGCCGGGCCGCGGGGCGCGCGGGCGCGGGCGGGCGCTCCCAGCGCTGCGGCGCCGCCGCCCGAGCCCCGCCGGCGTGCGGAGCTGTCTGCGGTGCTGAAAGGCGGCGGCGGGAaacgcccccccaccccacccctgggAGACTGAAGGTGCGCCAGCTCTTGCACCACACATCAACCACGGCCTAGCTGGGGGAAAAGGccaaaaagaaaactcatttgtCTCACGTCGACATGTCGCTCCTGGCTCTCGGGAAGAATCCCTGCAAGTCTTTATAAACTTCCCTTCCAACTCCCTTAAAATGTTCAGCAGGCCTGGGACCAGCAAACTCTGGAGTTTGGTTTAACTGACTGGctgtttttgaaacaaaacatagGGGAAAGGTCATTTTAATGGAAAGACTAGTCACCTGCTATGCTGCTAGGCACTGCCCCATAGACTTGCTTGCAGCTTGGCTGTTCAGACTTCCTACCAATACATCAAAGTCACAGACtactgaaaagaatggaaaaagttGATTTCCATTTCCCGGCATTCTAGGTCAGCAGGAGTTTCTAAATATTAAATCTGCAATCAGTAATAATTAGTAAACTGTCAGCTTTTTATTTCCCAATATGTTTTGTCTCATGCTTTGTAGAAAACCTACTTAAGTTTCAGTTGGTTTGCTTCCACCATAGTATGAAAGATGCCACACTGCAAGCTGAATACATTGACCTTCTTCTGTTCTATagaacaatttttcttctctcagcgAATTCCTGCTTATTTACACTATACCCACTGGTAAAGTCTAAGTATGCTTCAGACAAGACAGGAATGTTCAAACTTGAATACAGTTGACAAATAGCTGGTGCAAAGAGTCCTCCAGGACACAACCAACCATCTGTGGGCATGGTTCTACAGACGTGATTCATTCTACTGCACACAGCAAGATATTTGCTTGAATTAAAGGCACATGTGCCTTCAGAAAACAGTCAGctgtaaagattattttaaaattattacattatCAGGGTTTTACCATGTTTTCCTTTGGCTGGAAAAGCTTCTGTATGTTCCTAAGCCAAAGTATTTTAAAGGTACTTCATGCTTTCAGATGTCAAGTGTAACATAAATTTATGACCACAGATGGATGTAATTTTTGCTCTACAGGTTTTTcatcttacttttaaaaagtgaagtgtgTGTACAAAACCCGACTATGGCTAGGTTAAAAAGCTATCAGATATGTAATAGCTAAGGGTGGTACCATGCCCTTTCCTTGAAAAAGAgaacttccttttcattttcaacaTGAATGACAGAGCCCCTTGAAGCTGCAGCTCACTCCAGGCCCTGCCACAACTACTGCAGTTTTTGGTGTCTCTCAGACTAAAACAGGGTATTGCTGTTTTATAATCAGGTATACTTGTGTTCTGTACTGTcaggcagcactgaaaactgcATTAACCTTGATTatcaataaaaaacaaaaccagaattataactttagcttttttaaaacagttttttttctgatctgtaaCACACTCGTAAGGGAATGAAAATTTGTAACTatctacctgaaaaaaaacccccaaccaaatcTTTGAGTGACTATTTAGTATGAGTTGATGCACACAGGGACCTACAACTCTTTGGTTATCTCGcataaaattttccatttaaagtttCTGGAAAATGCATAGAGTAATTCAAATGTttacagaggtttttttcagctttgctctTCATGCCTCAGGCACCACTTGTGGGAAGATACCCCAGAGAAGAAGGCTCCCACATTGTAGCAGTGCCACTTAACAAtttttgtgcagatgaagaaacCTTTTCATCAGTACTCCAGTAGTTTATAGAGATGCTCTTTCACCAGAACACTTGTTTATTGAGTACAATATCATTAAACAGCTTTCAATATCTTTGATATTAACGCAGAAAAACTGGGTTCTGAGCCAGGAATAGAAGTTTTACATGTGCAAGAACTGCACAACAGGATCCAATTTGGCAAAGAGTCTTCAGTAACATAATACTTCTCTTACATTACCCTAAGTGGGAGACTATGGTACCATTTCACATTGAAACTACAGCATTCATTTGCACAGAAGCATGGTACTATacaattcttaatttttttaatttttactgattGGTACAAGTGGAAAAGTCTTCTTTGCCCTTGACAGGTGTCATTTCAGCTTGTAGCTCAAGGTACCTCTAACTAATCTGAAAAAGCAAATGCATCCATGTATCTATGAGTAAGGTATTTTTCCCTTCAAAACTTTGAAATCTATCTGTTTTATGTTTCAGCTGAGCTGAAATGCcaaattttaatttcttggtCAAAAAAATTACAACTGAAATTAGAACTAAGTCCCTCAGACAGAACCCGTGACAGTATTTGTGAGACTTACTCTACAGCTTTGATCATTATGTTCCTCCTACCTTTGCCCTACCTTTCTTcacagttttcctctgccacATTCCCAGGGGCTGCGCAGCATTAAATAAAACAAGTCAAACATAAGCCTTCCCCCTTCTCTTAAACGTTCTGCTAGAGTATGGCCGTATCTGAGACAGTGCAGTGAAGATTACATACCTCACACAGTGAAGACAGTTAACCTTGCTGTCAAGAGAAAATGCACAGCATGAAATTTAGTCATTGGGAAATATAAGACTGCTGCTGTACATCTGCTACAGAAGATGGCAAGCATGTCACCGAGAAAGCGTGTTACAACCTCTGGGCTAAGCAATTGGATAGCATAACCGCAGGCAACAGTCCCTAGCAGGCAGAGCTTCCTGGCACGTATACGCCGGCCGTGCTTCTCTCCAGGGCTGAGGTCCATTCACCAACTTCGGCAGGTGCGCAGAGACCACTTTTGCTTTCTGAACTGGCGGGAAGCGCCAAGGACTTACCACCGCCGCACCCTCAGACAACCTGCCTCGCACCCCCAGTTATGTCAGCAGTGCTCACTGACCCACAGAAGGAGACGTTACCTGGATTTCCCTTGCATGGTACACGACGATGAGCCCGAGCAGGATAATCGTGGAGAGGCTAATAAGGCATTTCAAAGCGAGGGAATAGAGCGACTCCTGCAAGAGAAAGACACCACCGTCCCTGAGACTCAAGCgcaggggccggggccgccccacCGCCGCCCCCGGGCCGGAGGAGGGTTGCGGGGCCTCAGGCTGCCGCGGGCAGAGCGGGGGCCGGGTGCACCCCGCCGCAGGCCTGGGCGGGCGCGCTTCGGGACGGGGCCGGGACGGGGGACGAGCAGCCCCCGCGCTGGGCAGTctgaggggccggggccgcccctccgcggggccgcggggcggtcGACCCggctgccgggccgggccaggAGTGAGGCGGCGGGTACCTTGGTGTAGGCGCCCCAGGAGAGCTCGGTCTCGATGACCATGACGACGATGCCGAACATGCCGAAGATGAGCGCGTAGTCGCTGAGGCGCTTGCGCTTCTCGAAGAGCGCCCGGCGGTGCCCCAGCTTGTAGCCGAtgttctggtttttcttcttgCTGGGCTTGCCCCCGCCGTTGTTGGcgccgcccgggccggggccggggccggggccggggccggggccggggccggcggtgCCGTAGAGCGCCAGGTTGTTGGAGTTGTTGTGCTCGGGCTTGGAGACCACGATCTCTGGGGCGGCTggggtgccggcggcggcggtggggctGGCGAGCGGCGGCTGGAGAGGCTGCGACTCGGAGTCCAGCTCGTGCAGGTTCCTGCGGGACGAGCTCAGGTTGCTGAGCGGCCGCATGACGCCGCCGTTGTACCTGCAGCTGCTCATGGCTATTTCGGTGAAGGGGTTGCTCTcccggcgctgctgctgctggtgatggtggtggtggtggtgggtgctgCCGCTGCTGAtactgctgctggggctggctgcctgctgctgctgcaggctatGGCACTGGTGGTACTGGGGGTACTGGTGAGGCTGCCTGGACGCGCCGGCATGGCTGGAAGGGGTGAGTTCGCTGACGTTCAGCTGGCTGCCCTgccgggaggaggcggcggaggaAAGCGGCGAGGAGTGAGTCCGGAAGGCGCCCGAGAGGGGAGAGGAAGCGcggagcagcaggggcaggttATCCCCCGCGGCTGCCGCAGCAGCCCCGTAGTAGGCGCAGTTGTTGCACTGGAGGcatgggctctgctgctgctgctgctgctggaggaggctcTGCTTTTCCTGTCCGTGCTGCGGCTGACAGTGCGGCGGCGGgcgttgttgctgctgctgctgctgctcggggcCGAAGCCCGCCGGGAACTGCCGCGGCGCGTCCATGCCGGCGCCGTTAAAGCCGCAGGAGGACCGGGCGGTGGTGCACCCTGCGCAATGCGTTATGGTCGGCAGGGGAGAGTCCTGCTGCCGCCACGAAGGGCCCATCCCGGCTCCCGTAGAATCCAGCCGCCGCGTGCGATTGGTCGGGCGGACCAAAACAATGGGCATCACGTCACCTGCGGGGGGTGGACCGGCCGCGGCGTGAggcggcgggggcccggcgggggccTCGCGGGGtcccgccaccgccccgccccgcgcggggatCCCGCCTCCCGCCCGCACCGCCCCCGCAGGTAAGGGCCGCCTTCGCCCCCCGTCCCCATGCTCGCCCTGCCCTCTGCGGGGAGCCCCGCGCCGCGGAAGCCCGGGGGTTCCCGGGGGCGGGGAGCGCGCTCGCTCTGGGGATCGCCCCCGCCAGGAAGGGGCCTCCGCGGCCGGGctccccggctccccgccgccgctcacATCTGCGCCGTCTCCGGAACATGGGCGCCGCGCTCCGGAGCTGTCCAGCGGTGCCTCccgcccggtgccggtgccgccgccgccgccctgcaAAACACAGAGCGTCGCGCTCGCTCCCCTCCGCCGTCCCGGCGAGCCCGCGCTTCCCGCCGGCCGCGCCGCGGCCTCGGGCTGTGCCCGCCGCGGGCCGCCGGAGGGAGCTGGGAGAGGCCGCGGCCCCCGCGGGCCGCCTGGGGCCGGGTTGCGCGGAGCCCTCCCCGGCACATCTCGGGCGTGTCATAAaggtggggaggggtggggcgACACGACTTCTGTCGACTGCTCCCTCCGTCAGCCAAGGAAGGGAGACCCGGCCGCCGGGGTGCGAGGCCACCACCCGGGACACCGCAGGGGGCAGTTTAGGGGCTGAAGACCTGCTCCGCGGGTCGGCAGGAGCTTTACCGTGCAACGGGATCGGTGTCACCGAGTAGCTCCGTTCCCCTCCGTCTCCAGCTTCCTGGCGTGCAGCGCCAGTTCAGTCCTTATACTGGTCGCCCTCTACCATGTTGCggtttccccttcctttccctcccaaaCTCTCACTGAATAATCCAGTCCCGCAGTTCCCTTTGGCAGACTAATGCCTGCATCAAGTAAAGtctcttttctgcatttattttaagggAAGATTCTTTAAGAGAAGAATCGTGAAAACGGTAAGTAATTTACCTTGTTACTGCTGTGCCATTCTTGTCACCTAGGTGAGATTATAAGAGGggtttattttggcttttttttccccagtcaggCAGCACTGTCTTTGTGGCTTGAAAAATCAATTGCAAAATTTGATAGCATGGAAGGTTTCCTTACATCTTTAAGTTCTCACTAACGTTAAAGACAATATTCACCAAGCCTTTCTAGGATAAAAGCCTGTCCTTATAATTTCTGTGTCTCACACAACATTCAATTTCCTTTGAAACTCTACTCCCTTGAGTGGCTTGCATTTTAGAAATAGGAGTGAGGCACTGTCAttaacaaagttttaaaatatgctcTGCAATAAAATTTCAATGACTTCATTCCTAATCAAGGTTAGGCAAAAGCACATACTGCAAGCACACATTGAAGCAAGCACatactgcacacacacacagtcaaACAACCCTCACTAATGTAGTAAAATCATGGTTGTACAATATAGATAGATTATTTTGAGAGtgaccaaaaattaaaaatctctgcatATGTTTACATAGCACCCATAAATAGGAGTATATGTGATAAACAGCATGATAATGCCTTGTGGTCATTCACAATTTGTTTAACAACGAAGTTTTGAATAAAAATCCACACACACATACTTGCATGAATGATAAAGCACTTTCCAAATACATCACTCTCGTATTTTAAAATTACGGTAAACTGTATTTGTATGCTCTCTATTGTACTCAGTTCCCCTGAGCACCAAGAAAAAAgtcctatttatttttaagaatgaacAGGCTGTTTAACACAGCTTCAGATCTTCCATTGTTTGTTTGAAAAAACACAGTGCTATAATAACATCTCACTGCTCCTATTTTGCCTGTGTTTTCAAACCCACATGAGTTGCATGGAtcttagaaaattaaaatcttaggGAATCTGAGCTTTTATCACTCTGTAAATAAGTCCTGCACAAGCATGCTGTCAAAATATAGGTTTTGTGAACTAGTTAAAAATTTAGATAGGTCGAGCTTATCATCTCTCGTCTTCTGTTCACACCATGCCcttaatgttttcttaaagatACTTTCTCCTTAACAGAAAAAGTCCTCAAACCCTAGTTTATCATGAAAGGCTTTTTAAGAAATTTGTAAATCCTCATGTTTTATTTAGAAGTCACCAAGGCTCTGTCCTGTAATTTCATCTACTCTGGTC
The Strix uralensis isolate ZFMK-TIS-50842 chromosome Z, bStrUra1, whole genome shotgun sequence DNA segment above includes these coding regions:
- the KCNN2 gene encoding small conductance calcium-activated potassium channel protein 2, which produces MFRRRRRCDVMPIVLVRPTNRTRRLDSTGAGMGPSWRQQDSPLPTITHCAGCTTARSSCGFNGAGMDAPRQFPAGFGPEQQQQQQQRPPPHCQPQHGQEKQSLLQQQQQQQSPCLQCNNCAYYGAAAAAAGDNLPLLLRASSPLSGAFRTHSSPLSSAASSRQGSQLNVSELTPSSHAGASRQPHQYPQYHQCHSLQQQQAASPSSSISSGSTHHHHHHHQQQQRRESNPFTEIAMSSCRYNGGVMRPLSNLSSSRRNLHELDSESQPLQPPLASPTAAAGTPAAPEIVVSKPEHNNSNNLALYGTAGPGPGPGPGPGPGPGGANNGGGKPSKKKNQNIGYKLGHRRALFEKRKRLSDYALIFGMFGIVVMVIETELSWGAYTKESLYSLALKCLISLSTIILLGLIVVYHAREIQLFMVDNGADDWRIAMTYERIFFICLEILVCAIHPIPGNYTFTWTARLAFSYAPSTTTADVDIILSIPMFLRLYLIARVMLLHSKLFTDASSRSIGALNKINFNTRFVMKTLMTICPGTVLLVFSISLWIIAAWTVRACERYHDQQDVTSNFLGAMWLISITFLSIGYGDMVPNTYCGKGVCLLTGIMGAGCTALVVAVVARKLELTKAEKHVHNFMMDTQLTKRVKNAAANVLRETWLIYKNTKLVKKVDHAKVRKHQRKFLQAIHQLRSVKMEQRKLNDQANTLVDLAKTQNIMYDMISDLNERSEDFEKRIVTLETKLETLIGSIQALPGLISQTISQQQRDFLEAQIQNYDKHVAYSAERSRSLSRRRRSSSTAPPTSSESS